TTAGTGGAACACATTAGAGCGCAGTTACAACGGCATCAACTGCGACCTAACCGGTTAGTGCTCGAGTTGACAGAGGAGGTATTGATTAAAAGTTTGGATGTGGCGATGCAAGTGATGCATCAACTTAAAGATATGGGGATCCAGATCGCCATTGACGATTTTGGGACCGGCTATTCCAGCTTGACCTACCTGAAACAATTGCCCTTTGATCTGCTTAAGGTCGACCAAGGCTTTGTCTCCGATTTAGACAACTCCGATGTTGACCGCAATATTGTTACCAATGTTATCGATCTCGCTCATACCCTTAATCGCTCGGTAGTGGCGGAAGGAGTCGAGAACCATGATCAACGTCAGTTTTTAAAGCGAATAAATTGTGACTATGCCCAAGGCTATCTGTTTGCAGCGCCGATGGATGAACATCAATTAGTAAGCTCAATGGTTAAGCTTGGCCCAGAGCTTAATTGGAGCGATTCAGAGAGTTTATCGGGAAGACGTTCACCTAGTGAGAAATAGGCAAGCCAAGCAATTTTCGCAGCGTTGTTGGCTCAAGCTGGTGGATAGAGCCAAGTCGTTGCAGCTCTTTGCTCAATAGGTTTTGTGCAGCGAAGCTATTAACATTGCGATAGTTGTTGAGATAGTCGAAATCTGAGGTGCAGATACACACCATCTTCTTGAGCGGTTCTTGCGGTGTCGCGCGGTAAACCAGATTTGGGCAAGCCTCTTTACGCCAAGAGGCTTCAACACAATCTTGGGCCGCTGCAAGCGGCCCAATCAGGAGTAATCCCAATGTGATGATTGGCTTAATCACTTTAACCGACGCTCGATCGAATCCATCAGCATCGCACTGACATTGGTACCAAAGGCGTTATCGATCTCCTGTACACAAGTTGGGCTAGTGACGTTGATTTCGGTAAGGCGGTCGCCAATCACATCCAAGCCAACAAAGATCAGCCCACGTTTTTTAAGCTCTGGAGCCACAGCGCGAGCGATGGCCCAGTCGCTGTCAGACAGCGGACGAGCTTCGCCACGGCCACCGGCAGCTAGGTTGCCGCGAGTCTCTTTCCCTTGTGGGATACGAGCCAGACAGTATGGAACCGGCTCACCATCCACCACTAAGATGCGCTTGTCACCCTGTTTAATCTCAGGAATAAACTTCTGCACCATGGTGTAAGTACTACCTAGTGCCGTTAAGGTTTCGATGATAACGCCGAGGTTATCGCCCTCAGGCCCGACCTTGAATATGGATGCCCCGCCCATGCCATCAAGTGGTTTGATAATGATATTGCCATGCTCGGCATGAAACTCGCGGATCTTATCTGCGCGACGAGTCACCAAGGTGGTGGGGGTATGTTCGGCAAACCAGGCAGTGAATAGCTTCTCGTTACAGTCACGTAGGCTCTGCGGCTTGTTGACGATCAGGGTGCCTTGCTCTTCAGCACGTTCTAGCATGTAGGTGGCGTAGATAAACTCGGTATCAAATGGTGGATCCTTGCGCATCAGGATCACATCGAGCTCGGCCAGTTTCGCTTCACGGGCCTCCCCAAGCTGATAGAAGTCATCGGCATTGCGCTGTACCGAGAGTGAACGCATGCGCGCAAGCGGTTCTCCCTGCTCTAGGTAGAGATCAGCCATCTCCATATAATACAGCTCGTAGCCACGGGCTTGTGCTTCAAGCAGAAACGCAAAGCTAGTGTCTTTGTTAATGTTAATGGACGAAATTGGGTCCATTACTATGCCGAGTTTGATCATGGGTTCTCCTAACCTAAGTCGCCGAAGCGAACCTGTAACGCGGTAATGGCGGTTAAGGCTGCAGTTTCAGTACGCAACACTCGCGGGCCTAATAATATATCGGTAAAACGCTGCTCACTGGCGGTGGCAATCTCTGTGGCAGATAAGCCACCTTCAGGACCAATCAGTAATCGCACCTGCTCAACCGGAGTTGGTAGCGTATTGATGCTGTATTGTGCCCGTGGATGCAAGTTCAACTTTAACCCATCGTAAGGCTCTTGTAGCCACTCTTCTAACTTCATTACTGGGCGAACTCGCGGCACTACATTGCGACCGCTTTGTTCACAAGCTGCAATGGCAATCTTTTGCCACTGTTGCAGTTTTTTCTCGAGGCGATCGCCGCTTAGCTTGACACCACAGCGTTCAGACCACAGCGGGGTGATGGTGTTCACGCCGAGTTCAACTGATTTTTGGATAGTGAACTCCATTTTGTCGCCACGGGAGATCACTTGGCCCAATTCGAGATCCAGTGGTGACTCGCTGTGTTGCTGCTGCAGTTCGTCGATCATTACCTCGACTGACTTTTTGCCGCTGGCGGTGATGGTTGCAAGGTATTGATCACCGTTGCCATTAAACAGCATCAACTGCTGCTCCGGTTGCATCCGCAGCACTCGACCAACGTGGTTGGCGCCATCTTCATCCAGTGATAACGCTTGCCCTACTTGAATAGAGCCAGTTTGATAAATTCTTGGGATCCGCATGCTGATTACCTAAATAAACGCCAAATCATGTGCATTGTTGAGCAATGTAAGGGTTTGACCAACCCTGCTTTGAGCTAACCAATCGGTGTCGCTTACATTCACTTTCAGTTGCTGGATACATAGTATGCCAGCTTGAATAGAGCCTTTGCTGCGATTTTGACAGGTTGATACGGTAGTGTTCGGCCATGTATAGGTAGCTTCGGGCTATCTGGCCGCGCGCACGCTGTGGCGGCTGTACTTTTCTGGCTTTAAAGTCGACTACCATTTCGCATCGACCGTACTGGGTTGGTCGACCATTCCAGTCGCTGAAAGCGTAGTTAGAGCGGTCACCATTAACCTCGCCAATGGCAGGGTAAAGGTTATGCATATCCGCCTCCATCGCTTTGAAGCGTTTGTCTTTACGACAGTTCTTACGGCCACCCTGCTGCCAGCATTGAAGCTGATGGCCGAATTGCCATGCCGGCATTACGTGCTCCCACTCGATCCGAGTCGCACGGGTTTGTTGCTTACGAATTTGATAACCACAGTCAGCTAACTGCGGTACCAATTTCTTGCCTTGAGCTTCGAAATCGCAACCGCAGTAGACCGATTTTAACGGCAATTCTGCTTGGTACATCGTGGAAAGGGTTTTCTTCGCGGAGCGAAATGAGCTTGGTGCTGCCACAGCGGAAACGCTGAGCAAGCTTGCCAACAAAACAACGACAACAGGCATATAGGGAACAACTTACTGAATAAATTAAGACAATTGCAAAGGGCTGCGACATAAACGGCACTGATATTGTGCCTGACCACGCACCACTTTGTTGTGGCGGCGAATAGTAAGTTGATGCTCTTGGCAATTGCAACGGTAACGAAAGGTTTGCGGCTTAACTGCTGATACATCAAACTGATGACGTACCGCTGGTTCGAGTCCAAATACCCCAAGCATTACTCGCTGCCATTCGCGGCCGTGGGGTTTAACTTTACCGTGTAGTTGCCACACCAACAGGTGTGCCACTTCGTGGGCAACCACCTGATTAATAAACTCAGTTGGATTCTGCTTGGCCAGAACCAGATTGAATCGTAACTTGTTTATCTGCAGGTAAGCTGCCCCAGCGGCTTGGCCGCGCATGGCAAAGCTAATCTCAGGACGGGGAAATTGTTGTTTGAGCTGGGCTTCCGCTTGTTGATAGCAGTGTTCTACTTGAGCGCAAAGTCGTTGTTGGATAGAGGCAGTCATTGACGCGAATTATACCGCGCTTAATGAAGTGCGACTACGCTGTTTACCTTGAGGTCTTGAGTTGAACGCTTAAGAAGCACTAGGTCGACCGCAGAAGGTCGACCTAGTTTATTGATTTTATTTGGCTATAGCGTTGCTGCCCCTGCGGCGATCATCCCTTCAAGTTGACTGACGATGGCCTTGATTGCGGCTTCATCATAGCCGGCAATACGTGGTGTATGGATATGACCGACTGGAATGTTGCTTCCCATCAGTTGCCCCAAAAGTACTGCGCGGTAGCTGATCTCATTGGAGAGATAGCCACCACCGGAGCCTTGTACCGACACACTGTCGTCGAGTCGTGATAGCGAGGTGGCATTGACCTTACCGTTGGTGGTAACGACGTTGCGATTATCGTTAATGACGTACGGTCCTGGGGCTTGTTGCATCACCTGGTATGGCAAGCTGAACTCAACAAATTCGGGGCCATGCAATACCTTGCCGTTAAGGTGTGGTGGTAACGGCTGTGTTTGGCTGGCTCCGGTTAAGATCTGCAGGTTATCGGTCGCGGCGGCCGAACGGTTACGACCTGGGAAGTGCTCGAGATCGAAATTATCACGACCCATCGATACGGTTAGGATCATGTCGACGCTACTATCGCGGTAATAGGGGGTAAGCAGCGACTCAATCAGGCCATCATCGAAATCCTGAAAGCGCACTGGGATCATCACCGTTTCAATCTGTACCTGCTTTGAGCCGAGCTGGAAGGTCATGCCATCGAGCGCCAGTGCCGCGACACCTGAAGGGTTCGACTGGCCGATATTTTTATCCAGTTGGAACGGGTCAAAGCCAGTCAATAGGATGCGAACGTGGCTGTTGGGATCAAACTTTACATCACTGAAACCACGGGAAGCTTTTTCAAAACTGGTTAGCAGAATATCTCGCTGCCATTGCACCATATTGAAACTCGGCTGTTGTTGTTTCAAAGCAATACGTGCGGCTAAACGATCCCAGTAGAGCGAGCGATCATCAAAATGGCCACTACGGACGTCGTTAACCGCACGTTGCCATAGGTTCTTACCATCTTCAGCCACTTTATGAGTGACGGTCAATTCGTTGCTGTCGGCGCGATAACGGCCGAGCAACTGCTCGATCTGTGGTTGATAACGGCCGGTAACATCGGCTAGTTCGGTGACGGCGTTGGTGTATCGTTGCTCTTCGATATTCATCGGTGCAGCGAATGCGGTACTGGTTAACAGTGATAAGGCAAATAAGGCTTTAGCTGTCATGAAACGCTACTCCTTTAGCGAAATATTGCAGTTAACTTACCTTGTTAAGTGTTAATGGGCAAAGCCAAGTAGTTGTTGAATAAATAAAAATTATAAAAAAACCCGCACAAGGCGGGTTTATTTTGCAAAGCGGTCTTACAGACCAGCTTCTTCGCGCAGCACCTCTGCTTTGTCGGTTTGCTCCCAAGGGAACTCAACGCGACCAAAGTGACCGTAAGATGCGGTCGGCTGGTAGATAGGACGCTCTAGGTGCAGCATCTGGATCAGGCCGTATGGGCGCAGATCGAAGTGCTTACGTACTAAGGCGATTAGT
The genomic region above belongs to Ferrimonas lipolytica and contains:
- the gshB gene encoding glutathione synthase — protein: MIKLGIVMDPISSININKDTSFAFLLEAQARGYELYYMEMADLYLEQGEPLARMRSLSVQRNADDFYQLGEAREAKLAELDVILMRKDPPFDTEFIYATYMLERAEEQGTLIVNKPQSLRDCNEKLFTAWFAEHTPTTLVTRRADKIREFHAEHGNIIIKPLDGMGGASIFKVGPEGDNLGVIIETLTALGSTYTMVQKFIPEIKQGDKRILVVDGEPVPYCLARIPQGKETRGNLAAGGRGEARPLSDSDWAIARAVAPELKKRGLIFVGLDVIGDRLTEINVTSPTCVQEIDNAFGTNVSAMLMDSIERRLK
- the rsmE gene encoding 16S rRNA (uracil(1498)-N(3))-methyltransferase, yielding MRIPRIYQTGSIQVGQALSLDEDGANHVGRVLRMQPEQQLMLFNGNGDQYLATITASGKKSVEVMIDELQQQHSESPLDLELGQVISRGDKMEFTIQKSVELGVNTITPLWSERCGVKLSGDRLEKKLQQWQKIAIAACEQSGRNVVPRVRPVMKLEEWLQEPYDGLKLNLHPRAQYSINTLPTPVEQVRLLIGPEGGLSATEIATASEQRFTDILLGPRVLRTETAALTAITALQVRFGDLG
- a CDS encoding endonuclease — protein: MPVVVVLLASLLSVSAVAAPSSFRSAKKTLSTMYQAELPLKSVYCGCDFEAQGKKLVPQLADCGYQIRKQQTRATRIEWEHVMPAWQFGHQLQCWQQGGRKNCRKDKRFKAMEADMHNLYPAIGEVNGDRSNYAFSDWNGRPTQYGRCEMVVDFKARKVQPPQRARGQIARSYLYMAEHYRINLSKSQQRLYSSWHTMYPATESECKRHRLVSSKQGWSNPYIAQQCT
- a CDS encoding SprT family zinc-dependent metalloprotease, which gives rise to MTASIQQRLCAQVEHCYQQAEAQLKQQFPRPEISFAMRGQAAGAAYLQINKLRFNLVLAKQNPTEFINQVVAHEVAHLLVWQLHGKVKPHGREWQRVMLGVFGLEPAVRHQFDVSAVKPQTFRYRCNCQEHQLTIRRHNKVVRGQAQYQCRLCRSPLQLS